From the genome of Hyperolius riggenbachi isolate aHypRig1 chromosome 9, aHypRig1.pri, whole genome shotgun sequence, one region includes:
- the LOC137531858 gene encoding E3 ubiquitin-protein ligase TRIM11-like: protein MASADLSEELECPVCLTIYTDPVMLRCGHNFCRVCIDRVLDSQEGSAGYSCPECREEYKERPGLHRNIALRNIAERFLTTQPDQEEAGVHCTYCIHSPVPAVMSCLMCDASMCDKHLRVHSKAPEHVLCAPTTSPETRKCSVHKEILKFYCTEDAACVCVSCTLAGEHRGHQVETLQEASEKKKEKLRNDLQTLMAETEEAEKRVQSLEERRRKAQEKAAGEAERVTALFTDLRRRLEELEKRVLSDIMRQVQCYDDIIRQLEIKKEELSRKMRHIEELCNMTDPLTVLQEPDTGDLCDTEDRHDKQLHDGGDLDVVGISHTLHTGLADIMFGVTGGIYIQPADILLEVTTANNKLHISDDRKTASWSDIEQNRPETPERFQDKPQVLSSRSFSSGRHYWEVDVGGPERWIVGMCYPSIARRGIFQSVIGWNNKSWSLWRVDNQYSVMHDRKVIQLPDGIPSDRVRIYLDYEAGQISFYALCDPIRHLHTFTATFTEPLHAGLWVGGGCIKISGGSQGV from the coding sequence ATGGCGTCTGCTGATCTGAGCGAGGAGCTGGAGTGTCCCGTCTGTCTGACcatttatacagatcctgtaaTGCTGAGATGTGGCCACAACTTCTGCCGGGTCTGTATTGATCGTGTGCTGGACTCACAGGAGGGGTCTGCAGGTTATTCCTGTCCTGAATGTAGAGAGGAGTACAAGGAGCGGCCTGGATTACACAGGAACATTGCTCTGAGGAACATAGCAGAGCGTTTCCTGACTACTCAGCCAGATCAGGAGGAGGCCGGAGTCCATTGTACTTACTGTATCCATTCTCCTGTACCTGCTGTTATGTCCTGTCTGATGTGTGACGCTTCTATGTGTGATAAAcacctgagagtccacagcaaggcaccagaacacgtcttatgtgcccccaccacctccccagagaccaggaaatgctccgtccataagGAAATACTGAAGttttactgcactgaggatgctgcctgtgtctgtgtgtcctgcaCTCTGGCTGGAGAACATCGGGGACACCAGGTGGAGACACTACAGGAGGCCtctgagaagaagaaggagaagctgAGGAATGATCTGCAGACActgatggcagagacagaggaggctgagaaaagagtccagagtctggaggaacgcaggagaaaagcacaagaaaaagcagCTGGTGAAGCAGAGAGAGTCACTGCCCTGTTTACAGACCTCAGGAGACGGCTGGAGGAGCTGGAGAAGAGAGTCCTGAGTGACATCATGAGGCAGGTACAATGCTATGATGACATCATCAGACAGCTGGAGATAAAGAaggaggagctgtccaggaagatgcgtcacattgaggaactgtgtaacatgactgatccactgactgtcttacaggaaccagacacaggtgacttgtgtgacacggaggacagacatgataagcagctccatgatggaggggatctggatgtggtcggcatctcacacacattacacacaggactggCTGATATCATGTTTGGGGTAACTGGGGGGATCTATATACAGCctgcagacatattactggaAGTAACCACAGCTAATAATAAGCTACATATATCAGATgacaggaaaactgcatcctGGTCAGATATAGAGCAGAACCGCCCAGAAAcaccagagagatttcaggataagcctcaggtgttgagcagccggagtttctcctcagggcgacattactgggaagtggatgttgggggACCAGAGAGATGGATAGtcgggatgtgttaccccagtatagccaggaggggAATATTTCAGTCAGTGATTGGATGGAATAACAAGTCCTGGAGTTTGTGGAGGGTGGATAATCAGTACTCAGTGATGCATGACAGGAAAGTGATCCAGTTACCTGATGGGATCCCCAGTGATAGAGTCaggatatatctggattatgaggccgggcagatctccttttatgccctgtgtgaccccatcagacacctccacaccttcactgccaccttcactgagcccctccatgctgggTTATGGGTAGGGGGAGGTTGTATAAAGATATCTGGGGGGAGTCAGGGGGTGTGA